TCTTTGGTGTGTGTATTTGTACAGAGATGACTGGCAAAGTTCTGGAAGTGTCTATTTTGATATTAACTTTtggatgtatttgtaaaatcttTATTGTAAAAACCTGATTTACTGTTACAGTAAAGGGCAGTTCATTCTATGTGGCAGTGTTGCTGTGAACAGCCCGACTGCAGCAGGTGCCAGCTTCCTGCAGGGCGGCCCCCGGGGGCAGAGCAGTGGGGTAGCCGTCACTGCCAAGCTGTGGAGCAAAACTCACTTGCAGGGCTCTTTCCCTTGGCGTTGTTCCCCCACAGCAGGTTATGCTCGGGGAAGCGTGTGCTGGCAATTCATAGCGCCAGGCGTGCCTCCTGCTGGTACCTTAGGGGAAGGCAGCTGCCGGCGTGAGCCAGCTACTGCGCCCTTACTCCTGCTGCCTCCCCTGTACAGCTTGGAATTGCTCTGAGGTTTGCTTCTCCAGTGCAGCAGTCTGCTCCTGCCCCACCCCGGCATGCCATGGACTAATCTGTTCCTAGCGCTGGGATCAGACGGCTGGAGCTCCTGGAGACCTGAACTGCAGCAGTAAACGGAgactggggtgggcaggggtgggTTAATTTCCTAAAGTGACTTGATTAAGGCTGAGCACCACAGCCGCAGGAGCAGAGGGAGTTCCTTACAGCAGTGCTGGTGTTTCCTGGCACCACAGTGTAAACACACCATGCCTGTGGAGCACCAAGCTTCAGCTTCTGCAGAGCTTTTTGTACCCTGACCCTGTGAGGAGCCTGGCCGTCAGTCCCATCACACCAGGACAGCTGCGGAGGTGCTCGCCCTAGGAGCCAACTGCTGGCTGCATGCTCTGAAGCCCTTACAGAGGGTAACAGGCCAGAACATCTTCAGTTTCTGCTCAAGGGGAGGCTCAGGTAAACAAGGTAGGATGTTTAACTCCACACCCTTGAAATGTCTGTTTTAACACTGCAACCTTCGGTTTGTCTTGTTAGAGAGGAGGACACAAAGAgacagggcagccaggctggggtgcAGGGATTTCCCAAACGGTACCTTTAATGGGTTTGCATCAGCAGCGAGCGCTCGGGGCTGGCTTTGGCACCAGGAGTGAGATGGGCAGCGCTACACGACAAACACCAAGTCAGCCAAACCAGCGTTTTATCCGTAGGAACAGAGGAAGTGAACTAAAACAGAGCACTATCAGCACACACAATCAGGTTATTTGTGTTCTATCACACTTCAGCTTGTGATGTTAGAAAAATAAGACAGTTACTACATGAATACATTTTCATTGCCAACCGACAAGAGTTTAAAATCCATGAGAAAACCCCCACACTGAagtttttgttttacaaatgTTAGCTCACCCCTAGTAACAAAACTGCTGTACAGCAAGCATCCTCTGCCTTTCTGGCAAAACACATGGAGCCAAAGTACTTTTCCCAGCAGCTGTTGCGTTCAGAAACTCGGTTCAGCCCTAACGAAGGCGGCGCGCACTACGCTGCAGTACTGGAGCAGAGGCAAAAACTCAGAAGCTGACGCAGGGTGGTAAAGTTGTTCTCCCACTCAGTCTCCATCAGCTCCCAGGCTGGCTCTTTGCATCAATAACCATTTATCTGCCATTTTCACATCAACAGATAAAATACTCTGCTGACTATATAAAAACTGTTATAAAAAGGCAATCATAAAAGATAAGGTAGTGGCAGGCATGTCAggttgtttaataaaaaaaatagccaTCGTATCTATTTAAATAAGGCTTCTTGTTACAGGTTGTTCCAGTTACTGAAGGAAAAACAAGGCCTGATGAACAAAATGGTCCCCCATAAACCTTACACTTCCTGCCCCAAGAACACATCCTACAGGGAAAGTCACTTAATGAGCAAAGTGACAACACAAACTCCAGGGGAAGCTCCCGAAATGATATGCCTGGTCTAGTTTCTCTCGCATTATCTTCAaaaatcttaggaaaaaaaaaacaaaccctaaaccaAAGttctaaaatacacaaaaaaacccttcatcTTGATATTCTTTCCAAAACAAATATGTACAGCACATTAATATGCAATATGCAAAAACTCCGTGTTGCTCTTGGCAACGTCTATGCCCTCCCCAACCCTATTCACATCTGTACCTCTACTGAAACACAATTACATCACTAAGCCTGTTAGTTTGAAAGGGGGATTTAATTCACTTAAAACTTGTAAATTTTTGTGTAGGGGCTCCACTCGTTTGACTCCGGATTGTAGACTTCAACTGTGTTCAGGAATTCATTGCCATCAAATCCCCCAACTGCATAAATCGTGTTTGCCACCGTGGTAATGCCAGCGTTGCTCCTCGGAGTCGTCATGCTTCCCATCAGCTTCCACTCGTTCTTGGCCGGGTCGTACATCTCCACGCAGCTCACCGCGTGCGAGCCATCGAAGCCTCCGCCAACAAAGAGTTTTCCTAGCAAAGGGAACAGAGTGAGTTTTCCGCGGCCCAGCACCAGCTGCGGCGCCAGTCCTAGCCTCCTCTCCGGCGAGACAACCCCAGCCAAAAGGAAGCAACTCCACGTTCTCTGTCAGATGCCTCTGCCCTATTCAAGGTCTGAAGTTGCGGCATCcacctgccctggggctctgggTCACTAGGGCTAGCAGGAAACTGTTTCAGGGTAAGTGCAAAGCCCAGATTCAAGCAGCTGCAGTTGTTGAAGCTGCATGGTGATGTTTTGAAAAGAAAGGGGTGGGGCGAATATCCCAaaacaagtttggtttttttctggtcACAGGTTTTAATTAAGTCAGAGGCACAGCCAGGCTCTTACTGCATTGTTCTCCCcgagcaggagcccagctctgtGCTCGACTCGCACTGCAGCGTAACACGACACGTTCACCAAGCACGCGAGGTTGCCGCAGCCCGTGGATGCCTACCGTCACGGACAGCCACTCCAGCCCCTCGCCGAGCCACGTTCATGGGTGCCATCAGCGTCCAGGTGTTGTTCTCCGGATTGTAGCGCTCCACGCTGTTCAGGCAGTTCCACGACTCCGCTCCTCCGATGATGTACAGATACCCGCCCAGCTCACACACTGCTGACTGATGCCTCCCTGCAATCAAatgccaggagctgcagcccagcACACGGGTCACGCACTACCAGTAAGCAACGGCAGCTCACATTTAAAcaggggtttggtttggttttaaaccTGCAGTTCTGCAGTTGCCCCattccccctgccctcccacacCACACGGCAAACTTACGGATATTAAGGGGAGCACAGCTCGTCCAAGATTTTGTTACGGGATCAAACACGTCACAGTTCTTCAGTCCCTTTTGGCCATAAGGATCTGAACCGCCGACGATGTAGAGTTTTCCATTCAGGGCACATACTCCTGTGCACACAGGAAACAACAGTGAGCAAGCTAACGAAAGGCAGGCAAAGCCAGACGGTCACTCCCGCGCAGGTGTGTTACCAGCATTGCAGCGATTGGTTCTCAGCTCCGGAACAGGAGTCCAGTCATCTATTTCTGGCTCATACATTTCTCCGCAGCTCAAGTCATCCGAGTGACCATTTGACCCGCCCACCACGTACAGCTGCCCCTAAACAGAACAAATAAACACCCGCTTCACATACAGCTACAGGACAATTCCAACCATTATCACTTTAGCAACTGTGTAGCTACAGTTGGGCAACTGCTGCTACGGTTTTGTAGCGTTTCCCCCATTTGTCCCACTGACGGGTACAACATGTGGCATTCCACCGGCTCTCCACCCACCATCAGAACCGCCATCTGGAATCGAGCCCTGGGTGTTCTCATCGGTGCAATGAAAGTCCAAGTGTCCTTCTGCGGGTCGTAGCACTCCACCGTGCGCAAACACTCCTCTCTGTTGTACCCACCTGAAAGCAGAAGGTCAGATGACACTGCATTTCCAGCCACCGCTGGCTTTGAGGTGACGAACACCGACTCTAGCAGAGTCGAGCAGCCCCTGGGGCCCCCCCAAACGAGCAAGCTGTTCAAAGAATCACGACCGTTTCTCTTACCCGCGGCGATCAGCTTGCCATTCAGTTCAGCTGTGCCCAGCCCAGACCGAGCGTACTGCATGGGCGACATGGGCTTCTCTATGATATCATTCGGCTGCAGTTCGAAACTCAGACTCTTCAGCAGTCGCGGCGTGCTCGTGGGAGAGCTCTGCGGGCTGTTACGGCCGTGCAGGAATATCACGCACAGCACACCGTCCAGCACAGCGAGACACAGGTAGGTGTTACCTGTCggcaggaggaaaggggaaacCACCACTGTAACACGATTCTAAGCAAACTGAAGCGAATGCCACCTAGGGTCTTCTGACTACGGTTCTCCCCTTGCAAGTGTGAAAACTTTGGTTTTTCTGGTTACTGGTTCCAAGTGTTAGCCTAGTTACCAAAACCCACGAGTTTTACATGATTAGTACAGTGCTAAAAGGCGGTAAGAGAGCCATCTAGAGATGGGCTAGGAGAGTCTCCTCGCACACACACAGCAAATAGCTCTGTCAACTCATCAGAGGTTGCCTAGCTCCTTAGGACTTTCCTGGTAAATTATGCACACCGTGGGATCTGGGATGGCCCTCGCAGTATGGAATCAAAATGTTAGTGATCCCAGTTTGGCCCCAGGTAAGTTAGAAACATCCCACAAATTACTGGGCTTGAGGCATCACACAGAGAAAGCACTCCTGCCCCTCTCGCAGATGCCGAGGGGAATCCCTAGGGAGCGAGGCAGTAGGCATACAATGGCAGACGCATCTTCTAGACAAACCCTGCCCCGGTTACTCACTTGAAGTTTTCTCTGAAGCAATGATTTTCCACTCGTGCTTAGGACTCTGAACAGTAGCATTTGGAGAAAGACTTCCAGAGGAGCTGCTACTACTCTGCTTGTGATCATTCTCACGTGGTGGCTTCTTCTGCAAAACCAAAAGGCAGCTACAGAAACCTAGCCAGAGACCACGCCTCCTCCTACCTTTGCTTCTCTGAGCTAATGCACAGCTATACGAGAGAACGCTTCATCTACCACCTCCGCAGTTTTCAACAGAACATCCTGCCTACTCAGCAACAGTGGCCAAAACCCACCCTACATCTTGTCTTGGTGCTCATTTCGTCCCGTGCCTGCACCTGTATACTGCCGGTGTCTGACTGGAAACCATCCCAAACTCCGGGAAGAGACTACGCGTTACTAGCAGGATTTTCAAATCTACAGAAAAGCCGACCGCCGTTTGGAGAGAGCTGATC
This sequence is a window from Opisthocomus hoazin isolate bOpiHoa1 chromosome 6, bOpiHoa1.hap1, whole genome shotgun sequence. Protein-coding genes within it:
- the IVNS1ABP gene encoding influenza virus NS1A-binding protein, whose translation is MIPNGYLMFEDENFIESSVAKLNALRKSGQFCDVRLQVCGHEMLAHRAVLACCSPYLFEIFNSDSDSHGISHVKFDDLNPEAVEVLLNYAYTAQLRADKELVKDVYSAAKKLKMERVKQVCGDYLLSKMDVQSCISYRNFASCMGDPRLLNKIDGYIQEHLLQISEQEEFLKLPRLKLEVMLEDNVGLPSNGKLYTKVINWVQRSIWENGDSLEDLMEEVQTLYYSADHKLLDGNLLDGQAEVYGSEDDHIQFVQKKPPRENDHKQSSSSSSGSLSPNATVQSPKHEWKIIASEKTSSNTYLCLAVLDGVLCVIFLHGRNSPQSSPTSTPRLLKSLSFELQPNDIIEKPMSPMQYARSGLGTAELNGKLIAAGGYNREECLRTVECYDPQKDTWTFIAPMRTPRARFQMAVLMGQLYVVGGSNGHSDDLSCGEMYEPEIDDWTPVPELRTNRCNAGVCALNGKLYIVGGSDPYGQKGLKNCDVFDPVTKSWTSCAPLNIRRHQSAVCELGGYLYIIGGAESWNCLNSVERYNPENNTWTLMAPMNVARRGAGVAVRDGKLFVGGGFDGSHAVSCVEMYDPAKNEWKLMGSMTTPRSNAGITTVANTIYAVGGFDGNEFLNTVEVYNPESNEWSPYTKIYKF